The proteins below come from a single Aminivibrio pyruvatiphilus genomic window:
- a CDS encoding GNAT family N-acetyltransferase — protein MITYLGFEDMQAVLGLASQVEGLFGPMVGVADFETALEDCLKTNRVLGCKEQNELCGAAIIDRKGNELCWFVVDSGKRGLGIGGRMLEKVIGELDSAREMTVQTFAPGVPEGGAARRLYMKFGFADREDGGLNPAGIPTVIMVREKK, from the coding sequence ATGATCACATATCTGGGTTTTGAGGACATGCAGGCTGTTCTGGGGCTGGCGTCCCAGGTGGAAGGCCTTTTCGGCCCGATGGTCGGGGTCGCCGATTTTGAAACGGCCCTTGAGGACTGCCTGAAAACGAACCGGGTATTGGGCTGCAAGGAGCAAAACGAACTCTGCGGCGCGGCTATCATCGACCGGAAAGGGAACGAGCTGTGCTGGTTCGTCGTTGATTCCGGGAAAAGAGGGCTGGGGATCGGCGGCCGGATGCTGGAAAAAGTGATCGGCGAGCTGGATTCCGCCAGGGAGATGACCGTGCAGACCTTTGCGCCCGGCGTTCCTGAAGGAGGAGCGGCAAGAAGGCTGTATATGAAGTTCGGGTTCGCCGACAGGGAAGACGGGGGGCTGAACCCCGCGGGCATCCCGACGGTGATCATGGTCCGGGAAAAGAAATAG